Genomic window (Streptosporangium brasiliense):
AAGCGCGACGTACGGGTGGAGGAGGTCCCGGACCCGGCCGTCAAGGAACCGACCGACGCGGTCGTCAAGCTCACCACCACCGCGATCTGCGGCTCCGACCTGCACCTGTACGAGCTCCTGGGGCCGTTCATGGGCGAGGGGGACATCCTCGGCCACGAGCCGATGGGCATCGTCGAGGAGGTCGGCGCGGAGGTCACCCACATCAAGCCCGGCGACCGGGTCGTCATCCCCTTCAACATCGCCTGCGGCCACTGCCCCATGTGCGACATGAAGCTGTTCGCCCAGTGCGAGACCACCCAGGTCCGCGACCAGGGCATGGGCGCGGCGCTGTTCGGCTACACCAGGTTGTACGGCGAGGTGCCGGGGGCGCAGGCGGAGTACCTGCGGGTCCCGCAGGCCCAGTTCGGCCCGGTCAAGGTCCCCCAGGGGCCGCCGGACGAGCGTTTCGTCTACCTGTCCGACGTGCTGCCCACCTCCTGGCAGGCGGTGCGGTACGCCGACGTCCCCGACGGCGGCACGGTCGCGGTCTTCGGGCTGGGGCCGATCGGGCAGATGTCCGCCAGGATCGCCAAGCACCTCGGCCACCGGGTCATCGGGGTCGACGGGGTCCAGGAACGGCTCGCGATGGCGCGCAGGCACGGCGTGGAGGTGCTGGACGCCTCCGTGACCGACGACGTCCCCGAGGCGATCCGCGAGCTGACCGGCGGGCGGGGCCCCGACTCGGTCATCGACGCGGTGGGTATGGAGGCGCACGGCTCCCCGGTCGCCAAGCTCGCCCAGACCGTCACCGGGATACTGCCCGGCGCGATCGCCGCCCCGCTGATGTCCACCGCGGGGGTGGACCGGCTCGCCGCCCTGAACCAGTCGATCGAGACGGTACGGCGCGGCGGCACGATCTCGGTCGTCGGCGTCTACGGGGGCATGGCCGACCCGATGCCGATGCTGAGGATGTTCGACAAGGGCATCACCCTGCGGATGGGCCAGGCCCACGTCAAGCGCTGGATCGACGATCTGATGCCGCTGGTGAGCGACGACTCCGACCCGCTCGGGGTGATGGACCTGGCCACCCACCGCCTCCCGCTGGAGCAGGCTCCGCACGGCTACGAGATCTTCCAGAAGAAGCAGGACGGGGCCGTCAAGATCCTGCTCACTCCGTAGACACCCCATGAACCAACAGGGACCCACCAGAGAGGAAGACATGGACGCCATCGTGCTCCTGAAGGACGACCACAAGACCGTCGAGAAGCTGTTCAAGGAGTTCGAGAAGGCCGGAGACGGTGCGCACCAGAGGAAGCGGGAGATCGTCGACAAGATCATCGAGGAGCTCACCGTCCACGCCCACATCGAGGAGGAGATCTTCTACCCGGCGGCCCGCGAGGGCGCTCCCGGCACCACCGACCACATCCTGGAGAGCGTGGAGGAGCACCACGTGGTGGTCTGGATACTCTCCGAGCTGAAGGGGATGGACCCCGCCGACGAGCGGTTCGACGCCAAGGTCACCGTCCTGATGGAGAACGTGCGCCACCACGTCAAGGAGGAGGAAGAGGACTGGTTCCCGAAGGTGCGCGAGGCGATGGGGCGCAAGGTCCTCCAGGAGATCGGCGAGCGGATGGAGAAGGCCAAGGCGGGAGCGCCCCGCGAGCCGCTCGCGGTGAGCAGCGCCGGTAGCTGACCCGCCGCGCCCCGGGCGGCCCGGCGCCTGGTCCGGGACGCCGGGGCGTTCGGGGCGTCGGGGCCTGCGCCCCGGCCGGTGAGGCCGGGGCCGCGCACGTCTCGGCCGAGGTCAGGGGTGCTGTTCGGTGACCATGAAGGCCACCGATCCTCCCTCGTCGATGTCCGCGTCGAGGGCCTTGTCGTCGAGCATGTCCGCCGCGGTGGGGTCCAGGAAGATCCTGGCCCCTTCCGACTCGACCACCTTGTCGTCGGTCTGCGGTCCGTCCACCACCGACAGCAGCAGGGACCCCGTGCCGTCTGCCTGTGAGGAGATACGGACGCCGGTGTCGGTGGATTCGGCTACCTGAGAGCTGAGGTCCCGGATCACCTGGGCCGCGGTGTCGGTCAATGTGAGCATTGTGACTCCTTGTCGGGATCGGGTTGGGATTCTTCGCCCTTTCCCGCTCTGGACCAGCCCAACCATGCCCCTCCAGATTTCCCTTCCCGGGGCCGGCACGGCCCCGGGAAGGGATGGAAGGGGCCATCACGGAGGCTGGAGCCCGCAGGTCGGACCGCCGGCCGTCATCGTGAGCGCGTGCCGGGAAGGTGTCCCCCGTCGTCCAAGGGGCGCGCGCCGTGGCCTCGGCGGCCCCCTCCCGGGCGCGCCGGCGGGGCGGGCAGCTCGGTCTCCTGCCCCGAGGCGAGGTCGCGGGTGGCGATCAGCATGCGGCGGGGGCCCTCCCGCAGATACAGCTTGACGTAGGCGATCCGGCCGTCGCGCATCGTCGGCGCCCTGCTGAACACCCCCTCCTGGGGCGTCAGGTTGACCGGTGCGGCCTGGCCCTTCCTGACCCACAGGTCGTAGCCGCCCGTCGCGGGGTCCCAGAGCGAGTAGGCGACCGTGTCGCCCTCCACCGCCACGTTGAGGACGTCCTGGTCGCCCTCGTGCACCAGGGTGGGCGGCCGCGAGCGGTCCAGCGGCCGGCTTCACACCTGGACCTTCCAGGCGGTGCCGGTGTCGGCGTAGGTCACCCACACCCCGGTCCTGCCGTCGGTGGCCGGATCGAAGGTGTACTGCCCGTCCGGAGCGGAGGGCCGCTCGGCCCTGCCGCCGCGCACCCGGCCCGTGTACACGGCGGGGGGCTCCGACAGGTCGGCCGAGGAGTTGGTGATCACGTAACGGTCGCCGGCCGCGTCCGGCCCGTCAGCGGCTCCCGGCCGACGGGCGCGGCCGGCCGACGGCGCGAGAGCCTCTGGGGGCCGAGCGGGGCGGCCGCCTCCCACCCGCCGGGGCCGGCGGGAGGCCGGTTTCAGTCACGCCCGCCGAGCCGCTCGACGCGTTCGGCCGTCTTGCGCGCGGCGATCAGCACGGGATCCCACACCGGGGCGAACGGGGGAGCGTATGACAGGTCGAGCCCGGTCATCTCCTCCACGGTCATCGCGTGCCAGACGGCGACGGCCAGGACGTCGATGCGCTTGGCCGCGCCCTCCCGCCCGACGATCTGGGCGCCCAGGAGCCGGCCGGTCCGGCGGTCGGCGATCAGCTTGGTCCGCATCTCCCGCGCGCCGGGGTAGTAGCCGGCGCGGGTGGTGGACTCCACGACCTCCTCGACCGTCTCGAACCCGGCCTCGGCCGCCTCGGCCGTGGTCAGGCCGGTCCGCGCCACCTCGTACTCGCAGATCTTCGACACCGCCGTCCCGACCACGCCGGGGAAGCTCGCGTACCCGCCGCCGATGTTGATGCCCGCGGCGCGCCCCTGCTTGTTGGCGTGGGTGCCGAGCGCGATCGCGACCGGCCGCCGCGAGACCAGGTGGAAGGTCTCCACGCAGTCGCCGGCCGCCCAGACCCCCTCGGTCGCGGTGCGCATCCGCCGGTCGGTCCGGATCCCCCGGGTGCCGCCGATCGGGACGCCCGCCGCCTCGGCCAGGGCCGTGTCCGGGTGGGTGCCGAGGCCGAGGGCGACCAGGTCCGCCCGGACGCGCCGGCTCCCGGTGTGGACCGCCACGACCCGCCCGCCGGACTCGGAGAAGCCCTCGACGCGCTCGCCGAGGAACACCTTGACTCCCAGGCCGCGCAGGGCGTCGGCGACCAGGGCGCCCATGTCCGGGTCGAGCGTGCCCATCGGCTGCTCGCCCGCGTCGATGAGCGACACCTCCAGCCCCCGCCGGACCAGGGCCTCGGCCATCTCCAGGCCGATGTATCCGGCGCCCACCACCACGGCGCTGCGCGGGCGGCCGGGCTCGGGGGTCTCCAGGGCCCGCAGCAGGGCGATGCCGTCGTCGAGGGTCTGCACGCCGTACACGCCCCCGGCCCGCGCGCCGGGCAGGTCGGGGCGGTGCGGCAGGCCGCCGGTCGCGATGACGAGCTGGTCGAACGGCTCCCAGTAGCGGCGCCCGGCCTGGTGGTCGTGTACGGCCACCGCCCGGCGGTCGAGGTCGATCTCGGTGACCTCGCTGCGCAGCCGCAGGTCGATGGCCAGGTCGTCGCGGAAGACCTCGGGCCGCCGCGCGATCAGATCCTGCGGACCGGAGACCTCCCCACCCACCAGATAGGGGATCCCGCACGCGGAGTAGGAGGCGTGCCGGCCCTTCTCGAAGGCGACGATCCGCAGGTCCCGCGGACCGCGCCTGGCCCGTGCCTGCGACGCCGCGCTCAGTCCGGCGGCGTCGCCTCCGATCACCACCAGCCGTTCCGTCATGTCTCTCCCGTCCTCGTGGCCTCCGAAGGTAGGGACTTCCTCCCCGGGCCGGTCTCAAACGGTGCGGCCGGGCGGCGGATCAGCGGCCGGCGCCGGGGCCGCCGCCATGGCCGAGGGGGAGTGATGCCGCCACCCCCGCAGGGAAGCGGAATCGGGCGATGGCCCCACTGCGGAACAGTAGCTGGATATCTGAAATATTCTATCGTAATACTGCAAAAAAATGATTGAATCAAGTCGTTTTGGCAAGGAAGATCCTGTCGGCCTGGGTCGACCCTGCCCCCTCCTGTGCTGGACGGCCCTCCGGAAGGGTGCCGGAAACCCCATTCTGGGCCAGGTGGTCACAGTCGGCAGGGTGGGGAGAACCCGTCCGGTGGCGCCCCGAGGAACGTGCGCCCGGACGGTGCGGCATTCGGTCGCAAAAGCTTTGCAAATTCTTGCGAAACCTGTCGCACAGTTGCGGCCATGATGCACAGGCTTGCCGAGGTGGCCGGGAAGATCGAGATGAGCGAGGCGACGGTGAGCCGCGTCCTCAACGGCAAGCCCGGCGGCTCGGAGGCGACTACGGGCGGATCCTGGAGCGGCGCCTGCCCGCCGTCCTGGTGAACGCCGCGGCCGGGCGCCTCGGCTTCCCGCGGGTCTCCTGCGACGACGTGGCTGCCATGCGGATGGCGGCCGGGCACCTGCGCGCCCTCGGGCACGAGCGCGTCGGGATGGTGCTGGGCTCTCCGGACCACATGCCCTCGCGCCGCAAGATGGAGGCCTTCTCCGCCTACGCCGCGGCCCACGGCCTGGAGTGCGCCGGGGACTCCGTCGAGGGAGGTCACGCCGCCGCCACCCGGCTGATCCGGCGCGGCTTCACCGGTCTCGTCTGCGGCAGCGACCCGCTCGCCCTCGGGGCGGTGCGTGCCGCCCGGTGGGCCGGTCTGCGGGTGCCGCAGGACGTCTCGGCGATCGGCTACGACGACTCGGCGCTGATGAACTGCACCGAGCCGCCGCTGATCACGGTGCGCCAGCCGATCGAGGTGATGGGGCGCGCGGCGGTGGACCTGCTCGTCGCCCAGATCGACGCGGTCGCCGTGCCGGGCGACGAGCTGCTGTTCGAGCCCGAGCTGGTGGTGCGCGCCTCCACCGCCCCGGCTGGCCGCAGGTCCGTGCCGGCCTGACGGCCGCGGCGGCCGGGCGCGGCCCGGGAGTCCGGTCCGGGAGCCCGGCGCGGCGGCCGGTGCGGCGGCCTGGTGCCGGTCGGGGGTCGGGCGGGCGGCGGTCGGAGGTCGGGCGGCTGCGGATAGCCTCCTGTCACTTTTTTGCATCATGTATGACGGACTCTTGCTCGGTCCTGCACGTCTCTATATGTTTCTCGCAACCGACCCGCCAAGGAGTCCCCTATGAAACCCCGCAACCTCTCGATGCTGCTCGCCGCGGGCATCGTCCTCACCGCCGCGGGTTGCGGCAGTGACAGCGGTGCCCAGAAGGCCGCCGACACCAAGCCGGGCACCGCGGCCGCCGACGCCCCGGTCACGATCACCGTGGGCTGCCAGCCCCCCAAGAGCAATCCGCTGGAGCGCGCGGCATGGGACGAGGACGTCGCCGCGTTCCAGAAGCTGCACCCGAACATCACGATCGAGAGCAAGGACGCCTTCCCCTGCATCAACCCGGACACCTTCCAGGCCAAGCTGGCTGGCGGCACGATGGAGGATGTCTTCTACGTCTACTTCACCGACGTCCAGAAGATCATCGCTGCCGGTCAGGCGGCCGACATCAGCCCCTACGTCAGCAGCGTCACCAGGCTGGGCGACCTGCGGCCCGACGTCATGAGCGTCTTCAAGAGCGGTGACAAGACCTACGGCCTGCCCAGGACCAACTACTCCACGGGCCTGGTCTACAACCGCAAGCTGTTCGCCCAGGCCGGCCTGGACCCCAACAGCCCGCCCAAGACCTGGGCCGAGGTGCAGGAGGCGGCCAAGAAGATCGCCGCGCTCGGCCCCGGCCACGTCGGGTTCGGCGAGTACAGCGCGGGCAACACCGGCGGCTGGCACTTCACCGCGTCCCTGTACGGCCGCGGCGGCGAGATGGTCGGTCCCGACGGCAGGACGGCCGCCTTCAACAGCCCCGAGGGCAAGGCCGTCCTGGAGAACCTCAAGAAGATGCGCTGGACCGACAACAGCATGGGCGCCAAGCAGCTCCTGCAGTGGGAGGACCTGATGCGCATGATGGGCGGCGGCAAGCTCGGCATGATGATCGGCGCCCCCGACGTCGTCCAGTCGGTCAACAACGACTTCAAGGGCAAGTTCGACGACTACGGCGTGACGGCGCTGCCGGAGGCCAAGGCCTCGCTGAGCGGCGGCGACGGCTACCTGTTCAACCCCAAGGCGACGCCGGAGAAGATCAAGGCCGGTCTCCTCTGGCTGGAGTTCCACGAGCTGACCCCGGACCAGGGACAGTTCAACTACGAGCGGAACAAGGGCCAGGGCCGTCCGGTCGGCCTGCCCACCCCGGACCTGTACGGCGACACGGCCCCCGGCAAGCAGATCGTCGAGACGCGCAAGAAGTTCGCCACCGTGCCGGTGGAGCACTTCGCCCCCTACGCGGAGGCCTCCACGACGATCCAGAACAAGATCGAGCCGCCGAGGGCCCAGGAGCTGTACGCCATCCTCGACGTGGCCATGTCGGCAGTGCTGACCAGGCAGGACGCCGACATCGACAAGCTGCTCGCCGATGCCGAGGCCAAGGCCAACAAGGTGCTGGCCAAGTCCAGCTGACCCCTCCGGTACCCGGGGTGCCGGCCCGTCGGCCGGCACCCCGCCAGACGTCGAGATCGGAAGTCGACCGATGACCACAATGACCGTGAAGGGATCACGGCGCCGGGACCCGGGGGGGTTCCGGCGCGGCCTGCGGCGTAACCTTACGGCCTACGGATTCCTCTGCGGGGCGCTGATCTGCTTCGCGTTCTTCTCCTGGTACCCGATGGTGCGGGAGATCATTCTCAGCTTCCAGCAGACGAACTTCGTCGACGAGCCCACCTGGGTGGGGCTGGACAACTTCCGCACGGTGATCGACGACGCGGCCTTCGCCGACGCCTGGATCAACACCGCCGCGTTCACCGGCCTGGCGCTCGTCTTCGGCTACGTCGTGCCGTTCGCGGCGGCGATCATCCTCAACGAGCTGCGGCACGCGAAGGCCTACCTGAGGTTCGTGGTCTACCTGCCGGTGATGCTGCCGCCGGCCGTCGGAGTGCTGCTGTTCAAGTGGTTCTACGACCCGGGCCCCGGCCTGTTCAACCAGATCCTGGACCTGGTGAACATCCCGGCGCTGAGCTGGCTGGACTCCACCGACACCGCGCTGGTCTCCCTGGTGGCCGTCTCCACCTGGATGAACATGGGGACCGGGACCCTGATCTACCTCGCGGCGCTGCAGAGCATCCCGGGCGAGCTGTACGAGGCCGCCGAGCTGGACGGGGCCGGCCTCTTCAAGAGGATCTGGCACGTCACGATCCCGCAGACCAAGCTCATCCTGCTGGTGATGCTGCTGCTGCAGATCGTCGCCACCATGCAGGTCTTCATCGAGCCGTACCTGATGACCGGCGGCGGCCCGGAGAACGCGACGCTCACCGTCGCCTACCTGATGTACCAGTACGCCTTCAACTTCGGGGACTTCGGCGCCGGCGGCGCGCTGGGGCTGATGCTCATGGTCGTGCTGATGGTGTTCTCCGCCTTCTACCTGCGTATCTCGCGGGACAACCAGAGCTAGGGAGGCTGTGGCACGCATGTCGAACGTCACCGTTCAACCGAGCCGCCCGACTCCGGCCCCGCGGCCCGAACCCGCTTCCACCAGAGCCCGGCGCGGCGCCCGCAAACGGCCCGAAGAGGTCAGGCCGCAGTTCCGCGGTGTGGTCTCCCCGCACACGCTGAGATCCCCCCGCGGACGAGTGATCTACTGGGTCGTGCTGGTCGCGGTGGTGGTGAGCTTCACCGCGGCCTTCGTCTTCCCGCTCTACTGGATGGTCACCGGCGCGCTGAGGTCGCCCGAGGAGCTGGCCCAGATGCCGCCCGGCTTCTTCCCCGAGTCGCTCGACTTCGAGGTCTACGCCGAGGCGTGGGACCAGCTCAACCTGGCCCAGTTCTTAGGCAACACGCTCCTGTACGCCAGTGGCGCCCTGCTGTTCACGCTGGCCGTCGACGTCACGGCCGCCTACGCCCTGTCCAAGCTGCGGCCCGTGCTGGGCAAGCTGGTCCTGGGCATGATGCTGGCCACGCTGATGATCCCGCCGATGGTGATCCTGCTGCCCGCCTACCTGACGGTCAAGGATCTGCCGATCTTCGGCTGGGACCTGCTGAACACACCGTGGGCGATCTGGCTGCCCGCGGCGGCCAACGGGTTCAACGTCTTCCTGCTCAAGCGCTTCTTCGACTCGATCCCCAGGGAACTGCTGGAGGCGGCCCAGATCGACGGCGCCTCCCCGGTGCGGATCCTGTGGTCGATCGTGCTGCCGGTGTCCCGGCCGATCATCGGCGTGGTGTCCATCCTCTCGGTGGTCACCTGCTGGAAGGACTTCGTCTGGCCGCTGCTCGTGCTGCCGGACAGCGAGAACATGTCCATCAGCGTGGGCATCGCCTCACTGTCGGCCCAGATGCCGCAGAACGTTCTCATCGCCGCACTGGTGATCGCCAGTCTGCCCGCCATCATCGTCTTCTTCGTCTTCCAGCGCAGCATCATGGCCGGCCTGACCGCCGGCAGCCTCAAGGGCTGACCTCGTCACCCACCTTCAATCGCAAGGAGTTGTCCCAGCATGTCTGAAACGTGGTGGCGGGGAGCCGCGATCTACCAGGTCTACCTGCGGAGCTTCGCCGACGGCAACGGCGACGGGATCGGCGACCTCGCGGGCCTGCGGGCCCGCCTGCCGTACCTCTCCGACCTGGGAGTCGACGCGATCTGGCTCAACCCCTGGTATCCCTCGCCGATGGCCGACGGCGGCTACGACGTCGCCGACTACCGTGACATCGAACCGTCCTTCGGCACGCTCGCCGAGGCGGAGGAGTTCATCGAGGAGGCCCACGAGCTGAGCATCCGCGTCATCATCGACGTGGTGCCCAACCACAGCTCCGACCAGAGCGCGTGGTTCCAGGAGGCGCTGGCCGCCGGACCGGGGTCGGCGGCCAGGGAACGGTTCTGGTTCAGGGACGAGCCGGGCGACTGGAAGTCCATCTTCGGCGGCCCGGCCTGGACGCAGGTCCCCGACGGGCAGTGGTACCTGCACCTGTTCGCGCCCGAGCAGCCCGACTTCAACTGGACCAACCCGGAGGTCCACCGGGAGTTCCACGACGTGCTGCGGTTCTGGTTCGACCGCGGCGTCGACGGCATCCGGATCGACTCGGCCGCCGTGCTGGTCAAGGACTTCGACGGCGGCGACCCCGACGGCTACACCGATCTCCCCGAGGTGCACGAGGTGTACCGGAGCTGGCGGCGCCTGTCCGACGAGTACGACGAGCGGCTCCTGGTCGGCGAGGTCTGGTTCCCCGACCAGGAGCGCTTCGCCCGCTACCTGCGCCCCGACGAGCTGCACACCGCCTTCAACTTCGACTTCCTGGGCTGCCCGTGGGACCCGGCCGCGCTGCGTGAGTCGATCCGGCAGACCCTGGCCACGCACCGGCCGCTCGGCGCCCCGGCGACCTGGGTGCTGTCCAACCACGACGTCGCCCGGGTGGTCACGCGGTACGGCAGGGCCGACACCTCCTGGGACCACGGCGACCGCCGGGACGGGGCGCCCTCCGACCTCGAACTCGGCCACCGCCGGGCCAGGGCGGCGGCGCTGCTGGCCATGGCCCTGCCCGGCAGCGTCTACGTCTACCAGGGCGAGGAGCTCGGCCTCACCGAGGTCGACGACATCCCCGACGAGCTCCGCCAGGACCCGATGTGGCACCGTTCCGGACACACCGTCCCGGGCCGCGACGGCTGCCGCGTGCCGCTGCCCTGGTCGGGAGACGAGGCGCCGTTCGGCTTCGGCGCCGGGTCGTCGTGGCTGCCGCAGCCGGAGGCGTGGAAGAAGGTCACCGTCGAGGCCCAGGGAGCGGACCTGGGCTCGATGCTCAACCTCTACCGCGCCGCCCTGCGCATCCGCCGCGAGGAGCTCGGCGACGGCACCATGAGCTGGATCGACGTCGGCGACGACGTGCTGGCCTTCACCCGCGAGTCCGGCCTCACCTGCGTGGTCAACCTCGGCGCCGGGCCGGTGGGACTGCCGCCCCACGAAGCCGTGCTGCTGGCCAGCGGCCCGCTCGGCGACGCCGGGGAGCTGCCGTCCGACACCGCCGTCTGGCTCCGCACGGCCTGACCGGAGCCCGCCGCGGGGCCGGGGCGCTCCGCCGTACCCGGCCTCCGCCGCCCGCCCGAGGATTGTCGGAGGTCTCTGGAATCTTGGCGGCATGACCCTCTTCGTCTACCGCAGCCACTACGAGGGCCCGCTCAGCAAGCGGGTCCGCCGTCTGCCCGACGCCACGATGCTCGACTGGTTCCGCCGCGGCTGGGCGGCGGTGGTGCAGGAGGGGCATGACACCGAGGCGTGGATCGCGGCCGAGCTGGGCGGGCCGGTCTACGGGTTCGGCACGATCTTCGAGGCCGCCCGCCGGGACGGGATCGCGGCCCCCGGCACCTGGCAGGAGCTCCGTGACCTCCTGCAACGGCACCTCTACGTCGAGGGCGAGGTGCGGGCCGACGAGCGGAGCGTGCGGGTGCTGACCGACGACGACGAGGTCGAGCTCGCCTACTTCTTCCTCGACGACTCCCTCGTGCGGGCCCGCGCCGACCGCCTGGCCTATCTGGCGCACGACGGCTGGCCGCTGCCCGAGACCGTCGGCGGGGCGGAGCCCGCCCCGTTCACCTCGCCGGTCCCGGTCGAGGAGCTCGCGCCGGCCCGGCCCGGGGGAGTGGGCACCACCTACGCGGTCCTGCTGACCTTCTGCGACAGCGAGAGCATCAGCTGGCTGACCCCGTGGTCCTTCCCCGGCATCCGGCTGCCGGAGCTCGCGGCCCACCTGCGGGCGCTCGACCCCGGCAGCGGCTGGCCGCGGGAGCTGACGGTGCTCCGCGCGCTGACGGCCCCCGGCGACGGCGGAATCGGCCCCGCGCTGAGCCGCTGCAACCGGTGGCCGGACATGGAGCAGTTCCTCGCCGGGGAGCACCGCCCCCTCCACAAGGACTCCATGCGGCTGCTGGAGACCGCCGAGCTGGAGCGGGGCCGCGACCCCGACCGGACCCTCGTCCGGCACTCCCGCCACCTGGCCCAGATGTCGATCCACATGAACGACTTCTTCGGTCACCAGCAGTGGTTCCTGTTCGACGACGTGTGGGCGGCGGGCAACGCGGACCTCGCCCGGTCCCTGCTGCGCTACGCCCACGGCTGGGATCCGCTGGAGGCCGGGTGAGAGCCGGCCTCCAGCGACGCCCGGGGCATTGCCGTACGTAACGCGTCCGCCACCCTTCTGCGACACGTACGTCGGTCATGGTCGCTCTTCGCCCATCAGCCATGATCACTCAAAGTAAGATCACGAAAGTGAAGAGTGGTCAAAGGGTGGGTCCGTCGACGGAGACGGCGTCCGGCGGACCGTGCCGTGTCGTGCTGCTCATCGGGCAGTTGATGGTCGGTGGCACCGAGAAACAGGTGTTCCTCCTGGCGACGGGGCTGCTCCGCAGCGGTGTGGCGGTCGCCGTGGTGACGTTGCACTCGGGCGGCCCCTACCGGGACGCGCTCGAACTGGCGGGTGTTCCGGTGCACAACGCCGGGTTCACCGGAGTGTCGTCAGGCCCCATGGCCGTTCCTCGTAACCTGCTCGCGGTGGTGCGTCTCATCAGGCTGATACGGCGGTTCAGGCCGGAGGTGCTGCACGCCTTCCTGTACCACGGCTATGTGATCGGCGCGCCTCTCGCCTGGCTCGCCCGGGTGCCCGTCGTGGTGGCGGGGCGGCGCAGTCTGAGCGACTTCAAGCAGGCCCGGCGCTGGATCTACGCGCTGGAGCGCGTCGCCACCCGGCTGACGCGGCATGTGGTGGCCAACGCGGTGGCCGTGGCCGAGGACGCCAGGACCGTGGAGGGCGTCGCCCCCGGAAAACTCAGTGTGATCTACAACGGTCTGCCCGAGTCGGCCTTCTCTCCCAGCCCACCGGCGCAGATCGTCACCGACCTGCCGATCGTGTGCTGTGTGGCCAATCTGAAGGCACACAAGGGGCACCGGTTTCTCATCGATGCCGTCGCACTGCTGACCGCGCGGGGCACGCTGTGCACGCTGGTGCTCGCGGGCGAGGGACCCGAACGCGAGGCCCTGCTGCGGCAGGCGGCGGACTCCGGCGTGGACCTGCGGCTCCTGGGCCTGCGCAGGGATGTCGAGGCCCTGTTGAACCGGGCATCGGTGGTGGTCCTCGCCTCCCTGTACGAGGGGATGAGCAACGCGGTCATGGAGGCGATGGCGGCGGGCAAGCCGATCGTGGCCACCGCGGTGGGCGGGACCCGCGAGCTGCTGAGCGGACGTGGCCTGCTGGTCCCTCCCGCCGATCCCCCTGCGCTGGCCGACGCCCTGGAGCGCGTGTTGCGCGATCCCCATCTGAGCGCCTCCCTCGGCCTGGCCGCGCGCGACTGGGCGCTGGACAACCTCGGCGCGCACTCCATGATCAACCGGCATCTGGTTCTGTACCGGCGCCTTCTGGAAGAGCGATGTGCGGGATAGCCGGCGCCGTCTGCCCGGGAGGGGTGGATCCGGAGACGGTCCGCGCCATGTGCGAAACGATCGCGCACCGCGGCCCTGACGGCAGTGGCCTGCACGTCGAGCCTTCGGCCGTGCTGGGGACGCGCCGCCTGGCCGTCGTCGACGTGGCCGACGGCGACCAGCCCGTTTACGGCGAGGACGGCATGGTCGTCGCGGTGTTCAACGGGGAGATCTACAACTTCGCCGAACTGCGCGCCGAACTGCTGGCCAAGGGGCACCGGCTGGTCGCGAACGGCGATTCCGAATGTCTGGTCCACCTGTATGAAGAGCACGGGGACGCCCTCGTGCACCGGCTGCGCGGCATGTTCGCCTTCGCGCTGTGGGACGGGAACAGGCGCAGGCTGCTGCTGGCCCGCGACCGGGTGGGCAAGAAGCCGCTCTACTGGGGGATGCGTTCCGGTACGCTGCGCTTCGCCTCCGAGCTGAAGGCGATGATCCACGACCCCCGGTGGCGCGGTGAGATCGACCCGGTCGCCCTCCACCACTACCTGACGTTCCAGTACGTCCC
Coding sequences:
- a CDS encoding carbohydrate ABC transporter permease; amino-acid sequence: MIYWVVLVAVVVSFTAAFVFPLYWMVTGALRSPEELAQMPPGFFPESLDFEVYAEAWDQLNLAQFLGNTLLYASGALLFTLAVDVTAAYALSKLRPVLGKLVLGMMLATLMIPPMVILLPAYLTVKDLPIFGWDLLNTPWAIWLPAAANGFNVFLLKRFFDSIPRELLEAAQIDGASPVRILWSIVLPVSRPIIGVVSILSVVTCWKDFVWPLLVLPDSENMSISVGIASLSAQMPQNVLIAALVIASLPAIIVFFVFQRSIMAGLTAGSLKG
- a CDS encoding glycosyltransferase, with translation MLLIGQLMVGGTEKQVFLLATGLLRSGVAVAVVTLHSGGPYRDALELAGVPVHNAGFTGVSSGPMAVPRNLLAVVRLIRLIRRFRPEVLHAFLYHGYVIGAPLAWLARVPVVVAGRRSLSDFKQARRWIYALERVATRLTRHVVANAVAVAEDARTVEGVAPGKLSVIYNGLPESAFSPSPPAQIVTDLPIVCCVANLKAHKGHRFLIDAVALLTARGTLCTLVLAGEGPEREALLRQAADSGVDLRLLGLRRDVEALLNRASVVVLASLYEGMSNAVMEAMAAGKPIVATAVGGTRELLSGRGLLVPPADPPALADALERVLRDPHLSASLGLAARDWALDNLGAHSMINRHLVLYRRLLEERCAG
- a CDS encoding glycoside hydrolase family 13 protein, with amino-acid sequence MSETWWRGAAIYQVYLRSFADGNGDGIGDLAGLRARLPYLSDLGVDAIWLNPWYPSPMADGGYDVADYRDIEPSFGTLAEAEEFIEEAHELSIRVIIDVVPNHSSDQSAWFQEALAAGPGSAARERFWFRDEPGDWKSIFGGPAWTQVPDGQWYLHLFAPEQPDFNWTNPEVHREFHDVLRFWFDRGVDGIRIDSAAVLVKDFDGGDPDGYTDLPEVHEVYRSWRRLSDEYDERLLVGEVWFPDQERFARYLRPDELHTAFNFDFLGCPWDPAALRESIRQTLATHRPLGAPATWVLSNHDVARVVTRYGRADTSWDHGDRRDGAPSDLELGHRRARAAALLAMALPGSVYVYQGEELGLTEVDDIPDELRQDPMWHRSGHTVPGRDGCRVPLPWSGDEAPFGFGAGSSWLPQPEAWKKVTVEAQGADLGSMLNLYRAALRIRREELGDGTMSWIDVGDDVLAFTRESGLTCVVNLGAGPVGLPPHEAVLLASGPLGDAGELPSDTAVWLRTA